From the Paenibacillus tianjinensis genome, the window CGCAGGGTGGTCCTGGCCCGTGAGCTGACCAAAAGATATGAGGAGTTTCTGCGTGGAAGCATTGAGGAGTGTATAGCCTGGCTGTCGGAGCATCCGCCGCTTGGTGAATATGTTGTAGTAGTTGAGGGGGAGAGCAAGGAAGAAGCAGAAATTGCTGAATCCTCCTGGTGGCGTGAGCTGAGTATAGAGCAGCATGTGGAGCACTATGAAAATTCGGGGCTGGCCCGCAAGGAAGCTATGAAAAAAGCGGCCTCCGACCGCGGACTGGCCAAGCGGGATATTTATAACGCATTGCTGGAGCGGGAATAAGAAGTTAATACAGCTACTGATAATCGGTATAAATATAAGGAATAATTGTATTTCCTACATTTAATTGGAGTGAATTATTCCTTATATTAGTTTTAGATGTACTTTATACATTTATATTTATGGAAAAAGGATAGTAACGAGGAATTAACTGGTTATAATTGTATGAAATACAACTAAAATATTATTTCTAACGATATGGTATGAAATAACTGCAGAGAATGCATTTAGCCAATTTCCCCAAATGTGAAAGGCAAGGCCCTGAGGGCGTGCCCGGGAAAGGGCCATTCTTCCGCCTACCACCTCGAAGCTGGCAAAAAAAATACCTCCCGCATAACGGGAGGCCAAGGAGATATAAAAAGGTTAGAATTAACAATTTGATTAGTTCTTATTATACCCTATTTATTTTAATTTGTCACAGGGGTAGGGATAGCAGAAATGCATTCATGACAAACAATTTTTCCTTTGAAATAGGTTACGTTCTCGGCGTTGCCGCAGAAGATGCAGGCAGGCTCGTATTTCTTAAGCATGATCCGCTCACCGTCCACGTAAATTTCGAGCGCATCTTTTTCTCCAATGCCAAGCGTACGGCGCAATTCAATTGGAATAACAACCCGTCCAAGCTCGTCTACTTTTCTTACAATTCCAGTTGATTTCATCATTACAATCGTTGCTCCTCTCAAAGTTCCAAAACGTCATTTTTCGACATTGTTCACCGTTTTATGATACTTATAATACCAACCATTCCCAAAACAGTCAACCTTTTTTGGGGCCAATTTTAAGGAATTTTTTTAATAAACTTTTGTGTGGCCTGCGATTAGGCCAATTTCCCGTATCAGTCCTCAAAAAAGATTTGTCGATTTGTAAATTGTTTAATTGTCATTAATCGACAAAGTACGACATATTTCATTATTATACGCTATGTTCCAGCCCGTTTCGAACGAAATGAATTCAAAGGAGTTGATCTCATGAAGCAACTGCTATCAGAGGAGAAGGTTTTCAAAGATCCGGTTCACAATTATGTCCACGTGCAGGAAACCATTATTTGGCGGCTGATTAATACCAGGGAATTTCAGCGTTTACGGCGGATCCGCCAGCTTGGCACCTCTTATCTTACTTTTCATGGTGCGGAGCACAGCCGGTTCTCACATTCGCTTGGAGTCTATGAAATTACACGGCGGATTATTTCCCAGTTTGAACGGAGCGGGTATAAGGATTGGATGCCGGAGGAAAGCCTGCTCACCCTGTGTGCCGCGTTGCTGCATGATTTGGGGCATGGACCGTTCTCCCATTCTATAGAAGAAGCCTTCGAGATGAATCATGAGGACTGGACCTGCCGGATCATTCTGGAGGATACAGAAATTACAGCGATACTGAAGGATGTATCAGAGAATTTTCCGGAAAAAGTGGCCTCGGTAATCTCCAAAACCTACGAGCATGAGATTGTTGTCAATCTGGTGTCAGGACCGCTTGATGCGGACCGGATGGATTACCTGCTGCGTGATGCATACTACACCGGTGTCAACTACGGCACAATCGATATTGACCGGATTCTTAGAATGCTGCGGCCTTATGACGGCAGGGTGGTAGTTAAAGAGTCGGGCATGCATGCGATTGAGGATTATTTGATGTCCCGTTACCAAATGTACTGGCAGGTGTATTTTCACCCGGTGACCCGCAGCTCGGAGATTATTTTGCGGCAGATTTTACGCAGGGCGAAGGAGCTGTTTAAGAACGGCTATACTTTTGGATTCATGATTGATCCATTAAGTGATTTATTCAGGGGTGAAGTGACTGTAGAGCAATATCTGCTGCTGGATGAAGCAATGATTCAAACGGCCTTTATGCAGTGGACATTGGAAGCGGATGAACTGCTGAGCGACTTGTGCAGCCGTTTTATTCATCGTAAACTGTATAAATATGTAGAGATGGAGAATCTTGATTCTGAGACAATTGACGAAATCCGCCGCAGTTTTGCCGGAGCTGGACTGAATGCCGAGTATGACCTGGAAATCGATTTTCCAACGGATCTTCCCTATGATGTATTCCGTCCCGGGGACGCTTTTGACAGCAAGCAGATCCTGCTGCTCGACCGTCACGACAAGCTAAGGGAAATCTCGGAGGTATCGGATATTGTACGCTCCATCAGCGGGATTCACCGCGGCAGATATCATCTGTATTTCCCGCAGGATAAGCTGCAGAAAGCACTTTCACAGCTACCGTCCTCCGTAGCAGGGATTTTTGCAAAATAATACAAAAAAAGTTGGAATTCATCATAGAAATGATGACAGAAAGGAAGCTGCGTTATGCAATTATTTGACACCCATACCCATTTGGATGCTCCGCAATTCGACGAGGACCGTGAACAGGTAATCGCGCGTGCGCTGGAAGCCGGAGTGACTAAAATGATCAATATCGGATTTAACCGGGAAACGATCCCGACGACCATGAAATTGGCGGAAACCTATGATTATATTTATGCAGCCGTCGGATGGCATCCTGTAGATGCCATTGACATGAAGGACGGGGATCTGGAATGGATCGCTTCGTTATGCAGCCATCCCAAAGTAGTCGCCATCGGCGAAATCGGACTGGACTATTACTGGGATACCTCCCCCAAAGAGGTACAGCAGGAAGTACTCCGCAAGCAAATCGGGCTAGCCCGGGAACTGGGAATGCCGATCTGTATTCATAACCGGGATGCCCATGAGGATGTGGTTCGGATTCTGCGCGAAGAGAAAGCAAACGAGGTCGGCGGAGTAATGCACTCTTTCTCCGGCAGCTGGGAAACCGCCAAAATGTGCCTGGATCTTGGCTTCCATTTGTCCTTCGGCGGACCCATTACTTTCAAGAATGCAAGGGTTCCCAAAGAGGTGCTTGAGAAGACTCCGCTGGACCGTCTGCTGATTGAAACGGACTCGCCTTATTTGACCCCGCACCCCTTCAGAGGGAAGCGAAATGAGAGCGGTTATGTCAGGCTGGTAGCAGAAGCAGCCGCGGAAATAAAAGGGATTGATTTACAGGAATTGGCGGAAATTACGTATGCGAACGCACTGGTACGATTTGGGATTGTCTGAAATCGGGAGGAAAACCGGTGAAAAAAGAAGTATAGCCGATATATTAAACTTTTTTAATCTCAAAATGGCTGATTATTACAATATTTTAACCATATTTCTGCGTAAACGTTGTTGAATCGTCCTTTACAACATGCATCAAAACAGGATATCATCTTTTCAGTGCAGTGAGCTGTTGTTAGTGTAACAGTCACTGATTCATGGATCGTCTCGCTGAGTCTCCGTATGGAGAACGGGGGAACCAATATTGCACTGCCGCATGAACGTACATAGAGTACAACACGAAATGCCGCAGACACTATTTGATTTCTTTATGTGGTCTCGGGGTGAATTTGAGGGCAACCGCCGTGAGCGGGTGACCTGAGATAGGGCGTCTCTCTTATGCCCGAACCCGACAGCTAACCTCGTAAGCGCCAGTAAGAGAGGAAACCTCGTGCATAAACATTCTCGCGTATTCTGACATCCGGAGAAGCCACGAAAGAGTCCTCTATGAACTCTTTTTAGGCTTCTTTTG encodes:
- a CDS encoding AbrB/MazE/SpoVT family DNA-binding domain-containing protein → MMKSTGIVRKVDELGRVVIPIELRRTLGIGEKDALEIYVDGERIMLKKYEPACIFCGNAENVTYFKGKIVCHECISAIPTPVTN
- a CDS encoding TatD family hydrolase, whose amino-acid sequence is MQLFDTHTHLDAPQFDEDREQVIARALEAGVTKMINIGFNRETIPTTMKLAETYDYIYAAVGWHPVDAIDMKDGDLEWIASLCSHPKVVAIGEIGLDYYWDTSPKEVQQEVLRKQIGLARELGMPICIHNRDAHEDVVRILREEKANEVGGVMHSFSGSWETAKMCLDLGFHLSFGGPITFKNARVPKEVLEKTPLDRLLIETDSPYLTPHPFRGKRNESGYVRLVAEAAAEIKGIDLQELAEITYANALVRFGIV
- a CDS encoding HD domain-containing protein yields the protein MKQLLSEEKVFKDPVHNYVHVQETIIWRLINTREFQRLRRIRQLGTSYLTFHGAEHSRFSHSLGVYEITRRIISQFERSGYKDWMPEESLLTLCAALLHDLGHGPFSHSIEEAFEMNHEDWTCRIILEDTEITAILKDVSENFPEKVASVISKTYEHEIVVNLVSGPLDADRMDYLLRDAYYTGVNYGTIDIDRILRMLRPYDGRVVVKESGMHAIEDYLMSRYQMYWQVYFHPVTRSSEIILRQILRRAKELFKNGYTFGFMIDPLSDLFRGEVTVEQYLLLDEAMIQTAFMQWTLEADELLSDLCSRFIHRKLYKYVEMENLDSETIDEIRRSFAGAGLNAEYDLEIDFPTDLPYDVFRPGDAFDSKQILLLDRHDKLREISEVSDIVRSISGIHRGRYHLYFPQDKLQKALSQLPSSVAGIFAK